The Rhopalosiphum maidis isolate BTI-1 chromosome 1, ASM367621v3, whole genome shotgun sequence genome has a segment encoding these proteins:
- the LOC113549821 gene encoding uncharacterized protein LOC113549821, giving the protein MKNCIFFLFMQLMFTVNLESAKSPDVKIYSTSPIGPYELDMKRVYNCNPTQDNKIQHNFYISHVDNKTMILGNTTTFIPFDDTFFLEIKMSLKDLHGRWRDNSFFQKWPKACSTLKQILGNEWPAFSKGFGLINTNCPIPPGIYINPGVDTSLFKKSNLPKTFLYGTYKFNMYYSRKNEIFGCQVYILELKRP; this is encoded by the exons atgaaaaattgtattttttttttgtttatgcaACTTATGTTCACAGTTAATTTGGAATCAGCCAAGTCTCccgatgtaaaaatatattcaacttCTCCAATT GGTCCATACGAGTTAGACATGAAACGTGTTTATAATTGCAATCCTACGCAGGATAATAAAATCcagcataatttttatataagccATGTGGACAACAAAACAATGATTTTAGGAAATACGACAACGTTTATTCCATTTGACGACACTTTCttt ctggaaattaaaatgtctctCAAAGATTTACACGGAAGATGGAGAGACAATTCGTTTTTTCAGAAATGGCCAAAAGCATGCTctacattaaaacaaatattaggaAATGAGTGGCCTGCATTTTCGAAAGGTTTTGGACTTATTAATACCAATTGTCCTATACCTCCg ggtatttatataaatccgGGGGTAGATACCTCATTATTCAAGAAATCCAATCtaccaaaaacatttttgtatgggacatacaaatttaacatgtattattcacgaaaaaatgaaatattcggCTGTCAAGTTTACATTTTGGAACTTAAACGGCCTTGA